One stretch of Tenacibaculum sp. MAR_2010_89 DNA includes these proteins:
- a CDS encoding TolC family protein, whose amino-acid sequence MSVGQERWTLNKCVEYAIEHNLQIKKNKYKNEFNREKYKQSYRSLLPSVTATSDYATRFGRSVDPNDNSISDTKFFINNYSIEASIDLFKGFQKLNAIKASNLIYKTTEKEALQEKYLLALRIMQVFYDVQFLKGALVIAEEQTKVSQANYDLVKRKIELGVGAGADLYEAESILLTEKLNVTTTFNRLAAAKLVLIQEMNLENTTEILLVEQITKNNELKKNKVQSDSIFKKAKGFIPIIKAHEFKIEAAKKQLAIERGKLYPSLSLFGRYGTGYVETIKNSLGETVSFGKQIKNNAFQVVGVSLNIPISTGWATRSKIKQQKIACLDAENDLLMQKQILYKTIQELVLEYNALKVEYKQTIKNEEVQSLAFTIAQKRYEKGMISSIELFTAKNLFANSQNQNLQVKLKLEINRSTLNFYEGLPVFSIYSK is encoded by the coding sequence ATGAGCGTTGGGCAAGAGCGCTGGACGTTAAATAAATGTGTAGAGTATGCTATTGAACATAATTTACAGATTAAGAAAAATAAATATAAAAATGAATTTAACAGAGAAAAATATAAACAATCATATAGGAGTTTATTACCATCTGTAACTGCTACTTCTGATTATGCTACCCGTTTTGGACGTTCAGTTGATCCGAATGATAATAGTATTTCTGACACAAAATTTTTTATTAATAATTATTCTATAGAGGCGTCTATAGATTTATTTAAAGGATTTCAGAAGTTGAACGCTATAAAAGCTTCTAATCTCATTTATAAAACAACTGAAAAAGAAGCTTTACAAGAAAAGTACTTATTAGCCTTAAGAATAATGCAAGTATTTTATGATGTTCAATTTCTTAAAGGCGCTTTAGTCATTGCAGAAGAGCAAACAAAAGTGTCTCAGGCTAATTATGATTTGGTAAAAAGAAAAATAGAGTTAGGTGTTGGAGCTGGTGCAGATCTTTATGAAGCAGAATCAATATTGTTAACGGAGAAGTTAAATGTGACAACAACATTTAACCGATTAGCTGCTGCAAAATTAGTGTTGATTCAAGAAATGAACCTTGAAAATACTACTGAAATTCTTTTAGTAGAACAAATAACTAAAAATAATGAGTTAAAAAAAAATAAGGTACAATCAGATTCAATTTTTAAGAAAGCTAAAGGTTTTATACCAATAATTAAGGCTCATGAATTTAAGATTGAAGCAGCTAAAAAACAATTGGCAATAGAAAGAGGTAAGTTGTACCCTTCTTTGTCTTTATTTGGAAGATATGGAACAGGTTATGTTGAAACGATTAAGAATAGTTTAGGTGAAACGGTTTCCTTTGGTAAACAAATTAAAAATAATGCTTTTCAGGTTGTAGGGGTATCTCTTAATATTCCAATTAGTACTGGATGGGCAACTCGATCTAAAATAAAACAACAAAAAATTGCTTGTTTAGATGCAGAAAATGATTTGTTAATGCAAAAACAAATTTTATATAAAACTATTCAGGAATTAGTACTTGAATATAATGCACTTAAAGTTGAGTATAAGCAAACCATTAAAAATGAAGAAGTACAAAGTTTAGCTTTTACAATTGCTCAAAAACGATATGAGAAAGGAATGATTAGTAGTATAGAGCTTTTTACTGCTAAAAACCTTTTTGCAAATTCTCAAAATCAGAATTTACAGGTTAAGTTAAAATTGGAGATAAACAGAAGTACATTAAATTTTTATGAAGGATTACCAGTTTTTTCAATCTACTCTAAATAA